A genomic window from Cricetulus griseus strain 17A/GY chromosome 4, alternate assembly CriGri-PICRH-1.0, whole genome shotgun sequence includes:
- the LOC100768217 gene encoding olfactory receptor 5H8-like, with translation MERKNVTLLTEFVLVGLTHQTQWEFPLFCVFLAMYLITIMGNFGLITLIWKDPHLHIPMYIFLSSLAFVDTWVSSTVSPKILVTLLFHNMKISLSECLTQFFSFAISATTECFLLTAMAYDRYVAICRPLLYPAIMTNRLCFWLIILSFVGGFLHALIHEIFLLRLNFCDSNIIHHFYCDIMPLLKISCSDPSINFLLVFILAGSIQVVTMVTVLVSYTCIIFTILQSRSFKGIKKAFSTCGAHLLSVSLYYGPLLFMYVRPASPQADDQDMMDSLFYTVIIPVLNPVIYSLRNKQVKDSVIKALKGNV, from the coding sequence ATGGAAAGGAAGAATGTAACGCTGTTGACAGAGTTTGTCCTAGTAGGACTGACACACCAAACTCAGTGGGAATTCCctctcttttgtgttttcttggcaaTGTATCTCATTACCATCATGGGAAACTTCGGTTTGATCACTCTTATCTGGAAAGACCCTCACCTTCACATCCCCATGTACATATTCCTCAGTAGTTTAGCTTTTGTGGATACTTGGGTATCATCTACTGTGTCACCCAAAATACTGGTCACTTTGTTATTCCATAACATGAAGATCTCCCTCTCAGAATGCCTGACACAATTCTTTTCCTTTGCAATCAGCGCAACCACAGAATGTTTTCTCTTGACTGCAATGGCCTATGATCGTTATGTGGCTATCTGCAGACCTCTACTTTATCCGGCAATCATGACCAATAGGCTGTGTTTCTGGCTAATCATTTTGTCATTCGTTGGTGGCTTTCTTCATGCATTAATTCATGAGATTTTTTTATTGAGGTTAAATTTCTGTGATTCCAACATAATACATCACTTTTATTGTGATATTATGCCGTTGTTGAAGATTTCATGCTCTGATCCTTCCATTAATTTCCTATTGGTGTTTATCTTGGCTGGTTCCATTCAAGTAGTCACCATGGTAACAGTTCTAGTCTCTTACACATGTATCATCTTTACAATCTTACAAAGCAGGTCTTTCAAGGGAATAAAGaaagccttctccacctgtggCGCCCATCTCCTATCTGTGTCTTTATACTATGGTCCTCTTCTTTTCATGTATGTACGCCCTGCATCTCCACAAGCAGATGATCAAGACATGATGGACTCTCTATTTTACACAGTTATCATACCTGTGTTAAATCCAGTTATCTACAGTCTGAGAAATAAGCAAGTCAAAGACTCAGTGATAAAAGCATTAAAAGGAAATGTTTAG
- the LOC100767927 gene encoding olfactory receptor 183-like has protein sequence MEKENETLWTEFVLTGLTCQPQWKIPLFLVFLVIYLMTIMGNLGLITLIWNDPRLHIPMYLFLSNLAFVDTWLSSTVTPKMLLNLLDMGKVISASECMVQFFSFAISVTTECFLLAAMAYDRYVAICNPLLYPVIMNNRLCIRLLALSFLGGFLHAVIHESFLFRLTFCNSNILYHFYCDAIPMLKISCTDPSLNYLMIFIFSGSIQVFTIMTVFISYTFVLFTILKKKSDQGVRKAFSTCGAHLFSVSVYYGPLLFMYVHPASSEVDDQEMIPSLFYTVIIPVLNPIIYSLRNKQVIDSLKKMLKITV, from the coding sequence ATGGAAAAGGAGAATGAAACATTATGGACAGAGTTTGTTCTCACAGGTCTCACATGCCAACCACAGTGGAAAATTCCTCTGTTCCTAGTGTTCTTGGTAATATACCTCATGACTATTATGGGGAACCTTGGTCTAATCACTCTTATCTGGAATGACCCCCGACTTCACATACCCATGTATTTATTCCTTAGTAACTTAGCTTTTGTGGATACTTGGTTATCATCCACAGTGACACCAAAGATGCTATTAAATCTTTTGGATATGGGCAAGGTGATTTCTGCCTCTGAATGCATGGTacagtttttttcctttgcaatcaGTGTGACCACAGAATGTTTTCTCTTGGCAGCAATGGCTTATGATCGCTATGTAGCTATATGCAATCCTTTGCTTTATCCAGTAATTATGAACAATAGACTATGCATTCGCCTATTGGCTTTGTCATTTTTAGGTGGCTTTCTTCATGCTGTAATTCATGAAAGCTTTTTATTTAGATTAACCTTCTGCAATTCCAACATACTATATCACTTTTACTGTGATGCTATACCAATGTTAAAAATTTCCTGTACTGATCCTTCTTTGAATTATCTgatgattttcattttctctggctCAATACAAGTGTTTACCATTATGACTGTTTTTATCTCTTATACTTTTGTTctctttacaattttaaaaaagaagtctgaCCAGGGTGTAAGGaaagccttctccacctgtggAGCCCAcctcttttctgtgtctgtgtactatgGTCCTCTTCTCTTCATGTATGTGCACCCAGCATCTTCAGAAGTAGATGATCAAGAAATGATCCCCTCTCTGTTTTACACAGTTATAATCCCTGTATTAAATCCAATTATCTACAGCCTCAGAAATAAGCAAGTCAtagattctttgaaaaaaatgctgaaaataaCAGTTTAG
- the LOC100767352 gene encoding olfactory receptor 186, with protein MFHYIYFISFQAMSSEQHMEKENATLLTEFVLTGLTYHQGLQVPLFLLFLVVYLVTIVGNLGLIALIWSDPQLHIPMYFFLGSLAFVDAWISSTVTPKMLVELLSKKNMISLSECMIQFFAFAFGGTTECFLLGTMAYDRYVAICKPLLYPVIMTNRLCIRLLVSVFVGGFLHSLFHVLFLFRLTFCNSNIIHHFYCDIIPLYNISCTDPTLNLLLVFILSGSIQVFTIMTVLVSYTLVLFTILKRKSVQGIKKAFSTCGAHLLSVSLYYGPLLFMYVLPASQQTDDQGMMDSLFYTVIIPVLNPIIYSLRNKQVTDSLRKRLERHI; from the coding sequence ATGttccattatatttattttatttcttttcaggcAATGTCCAGTGAGCAACACATGGAAAAAGAGAATGCAACATTGCTGACAGAGTTTGTTCTCACAGGACTCACGTATCATCAAGGACTGCAAGTGCCCTTGTtcctgctgttcttggtggtatATCTTGTCACTATTGTGGGAAACCTTGGTCTGATTGCTCTCATTTGGAGTGACCCCCAGCTCCATATCCCTATGTACTTTTTCCTTGGGAGTTTGGCTTTTGTAGATGCTTGGATATCATCCACAGTGACTCCTAAGATGCTGGTTGAGTTGTTATCTAAGAAGAACATGATATCACTTTCTGAATGCATGATACAATTTTTTGCCTTTGCATTTGGTGGAACCACAGAATGCTTTCTTTTAGGTACAATGGCCTATGATCGCTATGTAGCTATATGCAAACCATTACTTTATCCAGTTATTATGACCAATAGACTATGTATCCGACTACTAGTTTCAGTATTTGTAGGCGGCTTTCTTCATTCCTTGTTTCATGTATTGTTTTTATTCAGATTAACCTTCTGTAATTCTAATATAATCCATCACTTTTATTGTGATATTATACCATTGTATAATATTTCCTGCACCGATCCTACTCTTAATCTTctattagtatttattttgtcTGGCTCAATACAGGTATTCACTATTATGACTGTCCTAGTTTCATATACACTAGTTTtgttcacaattttaaaaaggaagtctgTACAAGGCATAAAGAAGGCTTTCTCCACCTGTGGTGCCCATCTCTTATCTGTGTCTTTATACTATGGACCTCTTCTTTTCATGTATGTGCTCCCTGCATCTCAACAAACAGATGATCAAGGTATGATGGACTCTCTATTTTACACGGTCATAATTCCTGTGCTGAACCCAATTATCTACAGCCTGAGAAACAAGCAAGTCACAGATTCACTAAGAAAAAGATTAGAGAGGCATATTTAG
- the LOC100767642 gene encoding olfactory receptor 5H2-like — protein MEVENVTLLTEFVLEGLTHQPRWKVPLFLAFLMVYIITIVGNFSLITLIWSDPHLHIPMYLFLSNLALVDSWLSSTVTPKLLITLSFEITKISLPECLVQFFSFAFSASVECFLLTSMAYDRYVAICKPLLYPMIMTNRLCFQLVILSFVGGFLHAFIHEVFLVRLTFCNSNVIHHFYCDVMPFLKISCSDTSISFLLVFALAGTVQVSTMVTVLVSYTCILFTILQSKSFKGIKKAFSTCGAHLLSVSLYYGPLLFMYVRPASRQADDENMIDSLFYTVIIPVLNPIIYSLRNKQVIDSVRKKFKRNV, from the coding sequence ATGGAAGTGGAGAATGTAACGCTACTGACAGAGTTTGTCCTAGAAGGACTCACACATCAACCCCGGTGGAAAGTCCCCCTGTTCCTGGCGTTTTTGATGGTCTACATCATCACCATTGTGGGGAACTTTAGTCTGATCACTCTCATCTGGAGTGACCCTCACCTTCACATCCCCATGTACTTATTCCTCAGCAACTTAGCCTTGGTGGATAGTTGGTTATCATCTACAGTGACACCTAAATTATTAATCACCTTGTCATTCGAGATCACAAAGATCTCTCTTCCTGAATGCCTGGtgcaatttttttcctttgccttcAGTGCAAGTGTAGAGTGCTTTCTCTTGACTTCAATGGCTTATGATCGCTATGTAGCTATATGCAAACCTTTGCTTTATCCAATGATTATGACCAATAGACTATGTTTCCAGCTAGTAATTTTGTCATTTGTAGGTGGTTTTCTTCATGCCTTCATTCATGAAGTATTTTTAGTCAGACTGACTTTCTGTAATTCCAATGTAATACATCACTTTTATTGTGATGTTAtgccttttttaaagatttcctgTTCTGATACTTCCATTAGCTTTCTGTTGGTGTTCGCCTTAGCTGGTACCGTACAGGTATCCACCATGGTGACTGTTCTAGTGTCTTACACGTGTATTCTCTTTACAATCTTACAGAGTAAGTCTTTCAAGGGCATAAAGaaagccttctccacctgtggAGCCCACCTcctgtctgtgtctttgtattATGGCCCCCTTCTCTTCATGTATGTACGCCCTGCCTCTAGGCAAGCAGACGATGAGAATATGATTGACTCCCTATTTTACACGGTCATAATTCCTGTGCTGAACCCAATTATCTACAGTCTAAGAAATAAGCAAGTCATAGATTCtgttagaaaaaaattcaagagaaatgtttag